Sequence from the Megalops cyprinoides isolate fMegCyp1 chromosome 4, fMegCyp1.pri, whole genome shotgun sequence genome:
aaaacaatcaGACAAATGGCTGACTGCACCAGTGTGGACTTCTCCCATAGCTTATATTGGCATAACCTACAGCTAAACCTGGTagtgtgttttccattttaaagcagGTCAGTGTATGTGATGTAATGTCTGTCATGAGGTCATTTCATCTTAAGCCGGTTCCAAGTCTTTTGGGAACACCATGTAtgaatcatacatttttattccagTCAGGATGCAATCTTCTGCAAGTATGTACATCCTGAATATAATTTCACGGGGGATCACTGCTCAGTTCACCCTGTAGACCATTAGGTTTTATTACGACTGAGGATGTTCACAACACtaaacattaataatgaagGAGCAGAGGTTACTCACGAGGCCAGTAAAAGTAAGaagagagtgttttttttccttaaagcAGAAGCTATTAATTCCTTTCTTTAAGGTCTGAGACTTAAAGCTGTGGCAAGTGTGCCGCAGAGTAAGAGTCATATGTGTAATAACTGATTTgcatatatgaaaaaaatatgttggaTAGCAAGAGTGCAACACATTCATACAAGATAAATCATACATcaattgtattaaaataatctgattttctttatttcaaagTTAGAACCATTACAGAATGTCataacatcaaaacaaattaattagaAGGGGGAGCACTTTAGGGAGAGGTTGTAAAATGATGAGTGCATCATGGATCTATCTTAAGAGCCATTTTCTGTTGATAACAGACATTTGCTGCATGctatcaaaataattttgtgaGTGAAACTTTATGATGAAACATAGGACTTTGACCTTTGACTCTGGCAGGCAGGTTTGACTGCTAGTGGATCAGGTTTTTATAGAGGCCAGTTGTGACCTAAATCCAACCGTCTCCTATGTCTAAATAATTACGCCAGTAAGTATAGAGGCATATAATACTGTAATGCTTTCAATCTCACAGGAATATATAAACAATCAACAAAGCACAGCACTTACATTAATATAGGCTGATATGTGGtcaatttgaaatattaaaagcagtaatgaaaaaaaaaacatttagctaTTCGTGAAGACCTGCACAAACAATATTACACAAGCTTCCAGAAAAATAAGGCAGCACACTGATATGTCATGTGAATAGACTGGTACTGTAATGTTAAGTGAAGGGAGTTTCTATAACCCTTGGGAACTGTACAGAACTGGATACATAACCATAAAGCCCAAACCACATAAACATAGAAATAACTATGACGCGTAAGCATTTGCGCTAATGCAACTACAGCCATAGAATGTAAATcaaaactgcttttaaaaacagtcaTTGTGTGACTTGTTCCCATGTCGATAACCACCCAGGCCGTCACAAAATGAGTAAACCAGGCCAGCCTTTTGCTGTCTTCAAAAGCACTTCCATTTCACATCCGTATGCTTAACACTGGCCAGTAAATGTGATAATACCAACTGATCAGGGTAACCAGACCCTCGAATTATAACACTTATAATGTACTAGTAGTAATACATTTAGGTAATACTGCACACATTTCTATCCTTCATCATGCATCGTGGATGTCTAGTATGATAATTCCACTGAGGATGTGCATATTAGAATGACGCTTCCACAACATGCAGACAGTCCACCCCTAATGCTGACCATAGCAGATGCTACAAATTGCACGTAAGATGGACTGGCACAGGAATAGTCTCCTGTTGGAATGATGTCGATTCTTGGCATGTGAGCTTTACGTAATAAGACTGATGTCCAAGATGCAGTCAGTGAGCTCGCTGTGCCATCAGGCCACCAGCTTCTTGTACTGGCTGCTCAGGTTACTCTGGAAGGTCTCCATCTTGCTGGTCCTGGTGCTGCTGGACTGGGTGCTCCGCTCCAGCGCCGGGGTGGCCTGGCACCGCAGGAAGCCGGCCACCTGCTTGCGGCACTGGGACGAGCCAAAGTAGTAGAGGAGCGGGTCCAGGCAGCAGCTGACGGTGCCGATGCACATGGAGAGCAGGTAGGCGGCGTAGGAGCCGTCGCTGTGGTGGTGGGCGAACTGCACGTAGTGCGCCAGCAGGATGACGTTGGTGGGCGTGAAGCAGACCACGAAGACGGCCAGCACGGTGGCGGCCATGAAGACGGCCCGGCTCCGCTTGGAGGGGTCGGACATGCCGGCGGCGCCCAGCGCCTGGATGATGCGCAGGTAGCAGACGGTGGTGAAGATGAGCGGGATGAAGAAGAAGACGGCGCAGAAGATGGGGAAGAAGTAGAGGTAGTAGCCGCGCTGCTGCTCCACGTCCAGCACGTCGTGGCAGGTGGTGATGCCCAGCTCGGGCAGGCGGATGGTCTGCTCGGACAGGAAGATGGGCATCACCCCGGCGACAGACAGCAGCCACATGGCCCCACACGCCGCCATGGCGTTCTGCTGGCTGCGCCAGCTCAGCGACTCCATGGGGTAGACCACGGCCAGGAAGCGGTCCACGCTGATGCACATCATAAGCAGGATGGAGCAGTACATGTTGCAGTAGAAGGCGGAAGTGACGAGGCGGCACGTCCAAGACCCGAACACCCAGTTATTGCCGTTGAAGTGATAGGACATCTTGAAGGGGAGCAGCAGCACGAACAGCAGGTCGGCCACCGCCAGGTTCAGCATGTAAATGGCCGCCGGCTTCTTCGGCCGGATCTTGCGCACGAACATGAAGACGGCGGCACCGTTGAGCGGTACGCTGATGATGAACACCAGGACGTACACCGAGGGAATGAACGCCGTCACCAGGGAACCCGTGAGGAACTGCGAGGCCTCTTTTGAGATGTAGTAGTGCTTCTTGGTCACCGGGGGCTTGCGCTCCCGCGTGGATTCTGAGCTAAACCCAGACGCGCTACCTTCCTGAACATCCAGAAATTCGATGGGCTCGTCGGTCACGGTCAGAAAGAACCCAGAGAAAGTCCGCACGCTCCCTGGAGAGAGGACAGTACAATGGATCAAGCAAAAGAAGAGACAATAGTCTAACAAATTAAATAACTGAAGAATGTTAACCCATGTTAGCAGCAATTCAGTTTCCTTGTGTAAAAAAGTTTtctggaaaattattttaatgacagTTTCAAGAAGGATGAAGTTTCCTTTTTATCTGTTGAGTCTTAAGGGAGCCTCATAAACGCACTGGATGCAGCCGTGCTGGCCACTTAAGATAAAATTTACAGTCACGGGAACGAAAAATAACgtaaaaacaatgacatatacacagacaacacaaaacGCTGATATTTGTATATCGCTGTATATTTATAATAGAGGTATATACAGAGCTTTATTATGAATCACAGAACACCTTGTTGATTTATGCGCGCGGTTTGGCAATAGAAGCTGTACGGTGTAAGACACCTTCATAACATTAGTAATCAACATATAGGTCTATTTAAGAGTTTAACATGCCATaattctgtgatgttttgcCCCAACAAGTTAAGACGCGGGCTTCGACATGCCCAGTGCGCTAGCGCTCGGTCTCCAAACTTTCAATGCCCAGTCGTATTAAAGACATTTTCTGTGAGCCACCCCTAGTAGAAAAAACAGCCTGATATgtatgtaaaattaaaacaattttaacatgttcaaaGAACCGCACGCACGCAAgccagtgcagtgtgtggtttGATCAGTATGAATGTCAATGGCAAGACGCGTGTTTTAAGTACGTCTTAGGACCTATCTCACCCCTTACCAAGACGCAGTTTGGAAACCAGCGAGCAAACGCTTGTTTAATGGTGGCCCCTATGTCCAAATATATATGTCCCAGGTCTGTTTCATTGTTAGATTGCATGCCATCaaattagaaaaacaaaaaattacaacagCAAAAGCACAAAACTATTTGGACAGTCCATAAGAGAGTGTTTTCTTACCATTGAACGGGATAGCAGCCGCAGTATACAGTCCAAGCAATGTCAAAACGACAACTGCTTTGAAAAACATGGTTAGTCTGAAGTTCACAGTTTGGATATCtccctttgaaataaaaatacaacttgTGGTCGCTTTACGAGTTAACCGTTCAAATACGTGATGTGAGGAGCTCAAAACCGCGTGAAACAGAGTATCCCCCGTCCTTCAATTTCTGTGAACAGCTTAATTTTGCTGTACCGCCCCATTGTCAACGCCCACGCTCTGAGTAATGGACGAGCCACAGACTGTGCATATCTATCCAATGATGTCAGCGTTCCAACTTTTACTTTTATCAGACGCCATTTCAATCGAGTGCAATTCATCGCAACCTCACGGTTTGGGGAATACATTTTCCCCCATTGAGTACGTTTAGAATATCTCTATAATATAAACTAGGCAACACAATATCCTCTTCTCTAAAAATAACGGTATTCACACAATCTATAACAAACAAGGCTGTAGAGGAGTTTGAGTGAATTGCACCAGACATACATCTTTGTCAACCTATATGCAAATACAGCTTTTACTCTGTGTTACTGAAAGCACCTGGGAGCGTTCTGTAGACTTCCTGATACGCCACTTTAGGAAGCATATATGAAGTTGTCCGACTTCATAGCATAACATTCTGGCAAGGGCGTaggtttggtctcaacattggtagggacacaacaaccgagggcACATCGGAATTGtctaatatgacttcactcgGAAGATAATGCGAACGAGTTCCTCAAATATCGGTAGGGACAATTCTGTCCTCCaaaaatattggtagggacatgtccctaccgtccatatgcaaaccTACGCCCTTGCATTCTGGATTTCTGACCATTATTGTGGTGTATTGTGTGGTATTGAGGTGTTACTGGTCCTGCATTATTGTGCCTTaccttaaattacatttttaaacgGCCAATGGTAGGCTGATATGCaaaaagtaaaggaaaaaaaatcaggatgaTATATGACCTGCAGGACAGCAAGGCAGCCATATTCACAGCATTGTATCAAGGAGAGATGTCTAATCTTAAgtaagaaagacaaagaaatgcaGGGTAAACTGTGGAAAACAATAGGCCAAGGCTGGAATTCAGAATGAAAGTTTCTCTACTGGCTTTCATCTGAAATTATTGTCTTGGAAAAAttactttgtaatgttttacaaTGACACATCCGGTCCTGCTTGGGTGAATACTTTATTATTGTGCAATTGGTAATGTATCCAAAGCAAGCATTGAGCAAGGCCACGGAAATGTTACACATTCTGCATtgcgtgtcagtgtgttgcTGGGTGTCGCTGTGtgaggtgcgtgtgtgtgcaagagagtAATATTGGCATTTTTTATGCCAGTTAGAGGAAATATTTACAGGCTTCTCTGGACTTGCAC
This genomic interval carries:
- the f2r gene encoding proteinase-activated receptor 1 — protein: MFFKAVVVLTLLGLYTAAAIPFNGSVRTFSGFFLTVTDEPIEFLDVQEGSASGFSSESTRERKPPVTKKHYYISKEASQFLTGSLVTAFIPSVYVLVFIISVPLNGAAVFMFVRKIRPKKPAAIYMLNLAVADLLFVLLLPFKMSYHFNGNNWVFGSWTCRLVTSAFYCNMYCSILLMMCISVDRFLAVVYPMESLSWRSQQNAMAACGAMWLLSVAGVMPIFLSEQTIRLPELGITTCHDVLDVEQQRGYYLYFFPIFCAVFFFIPLIFTTVCYLRIIQALGAAGMSDPSKRSRAVFMAATVLAVFVVCFTPTNVILLAHYVQFAHHHSDGSYAAYLLSMCIGTVSCCLDPLLYYFGSSQCRKQVAGFLRCQATPALERSTQSSSTRTSKMETFQSNLSSQYKKLVA